One stretch of Amycolatopsis sp. NBC_00345 DNA includes these proteins:
- a CDS encoding MFS transporter: MLDISPRTLSSSPARRVSHGWGFGVIAFAFAVSLSFSTLPTPLYTLYQQRDGFPTFVVTIVFAAYAVGVMASLYLAGHVSDWLGRRRVILAATLAEALSAVIFLAWPEVPGLVLARFVCGAGIGALTATATAHLSELRAVARPQEDPGRAGLVATVVNMGGLALGPLVGGFFAQYASGPLTTPFLVFLVLLLLSALAVSLVPETVERREERPAYRPQRVSLPAAARPAFFAAAIGVFAAFAITGLFTALAPTLLAQGLHEPAKLLAGTAAFSLLGSAALAQLLFAPVATGVQLRIGYALMVAGLVVLPVSVLVPTLWLFFAGSVLAGAGVGLGFRASVRTVAALADPRSRGEVLAALFLAAYAGLVVPVLSVGLAVVWVSSPVALLGFSVAELVLLAFSARRAFSGAAARR, from the coding sequence ATGCTCGACATCTCTCCGCGCACCCTGTCCTCGTCCCCGGCCAGGCGTGTCAGCCACGGCTGGGGATTCGGCGTGATCGCGTTCGCCTTCGCCGTGTCCCTCTCCTTCTCGACGCTGCCCACGCCGCTGTACACGCTGTACCAGCAGCGAGACGGCTTCCCGACCTTCGTGGTCACCATCGTCTTCGCCGCCTACGCGGTGGGCGTGATGGCGAGCCTGTACCTCGCCGGGCACGTCAGCGACTGGCTCGGCCGGCGCCGCGTGATTCTCGCCGCGACGCTCGCCGAAGCGCTGTCGGCGGTGATCTTCCTGGCCTGGCCGGAAGTTCCCGGTCTCGTCCTCGCCCGGTTCGTGTGCGGCGCCGGGATCGGCGCGCTGACCGCGACCGCCACCGCGCACCTTTCGGAGCTGCGCGCGGTCGCGCGGCCGCAGGAGGACCCGGGCCGGGCCGGCCTGGTCGCCACCGTGGTCAACATGGGCGGCCTCGCGCTCGGCCCGCTCGTCGGCGGCTTCTTCGCCCAGTACGCGTCGGGCCCGCTGACGACGCCGTTCCTGGTCTTCCTGGTGCTTCTGCTCCTCAGCGCGCTCGCGGTGAGCCTGGTGCCCGAGACCGTGGAGCGGCGAGAGGAGCGCCCGGCCTACCGGCCCCAGCGGGTCTCGCTGCCGGCCGCGGCCCGGCCCGCGTTCTTCGCCGCGGCCATCGGCGTCTTCGCCGCGTTCGCGATCACCGGGCTGTTCACGGCGCTCGCGCCGACGCTGCTGGCCCAGGGCCTGCACGAGCCGGCCAAGCTGCTGGCGGGGACCGCTGCGTTCTCGCTGCTCGGCTCGGCGGCGCTCGCGCAACTGCTCTTCGCGCCGGTCGCGACCGGCGTCCAGCTGCGGATCGGCTACGCGCTGATGGTGGCCGGCCTGGTCGTGCTGCCGGTCTCCGTGCTCGTGCCCACGCTCTGGCTGTTCTTCGCCGGCAGCGTCCTCGCCGGTGCCGGGGTGGGGCTGGGGTTCCGCGCGTCCGTCCGGACCGTCGCCGCGCTGGCCGACCCGCGGTCACGGGGCGAGGTGCTCGCCGCGCTGTTCCTCGCCGCCTACGCGGGGCTCGTGGTGCCGGTGCTGTCCGTCGGGCTCGCCGTGGTGTGGGTTTCGAGCCCGGTGGCGCTGCTCGGGTTCTCGGTGGCCGAGCTGGTGCTGCTGGCCTTCTCCGCGCGCCGGGCGTTCAGCGGGGCAGCCGCCCGGCGGTGA
- a CDS encoding WS/DGAT domain-containing protein has product MLIVSANIGEGHNATGRALEGAVRERWPGATVQWLDTLDVLGRGFGPLFRRLYVANVESTPWLYEFFYTAIWRFAWFAAVGKRFVGAVCGRRLARPVARFGPDMVLSTYPMATAGLAWLRRRGRLDARIGAWVPDFAPHPFWIYGSADLTMVMHDVAVGPARRSSPSAVVGVSAPPVSAEFFPGDRAGARQHLGVPPEAFVALVSGGSLGFGDVRGTVLELLAAHPDVLPIAVCGRNEALARTLRRIGDPRLRVVGWTGEMARYTIAADVVVTNGGGASGLEALACGRPVLMRRPIAAHGKANARLMAEAGLALVSEKDGELAETVRALLAEPDRLKSMAEAATRHCDSATPLTAALESLVDGPRNPAPERLRAEDALFLHVATPEVPQQVGAVLMLDPKADGTPATRADAAHLLAALPGLRARLLPGNGLRRAKWQEAPARGVEDILTDVVAEPGADFETALTAAMDGFFSVGVPPEHPCRARLVTGLAGGQGALLIALHHAASDGIAVIGALVGQARGKASVVVPPPVRRSGRASVRRPGWFTERRSAAARLARGVWALARSGTAPRVRWETGIDGPERHFARAHLSAPEVRAAARRLGAPATDLVLALLAEALHRELGAAAPERVRVLIPMSIRDTGTFRQLGNHTGAASVDLPTAPMPPARRVAMTHESLRDQVGRGAPRAGNAVVRVLGVLPPWLHHHLARLVYRGTWFSVIASVLPGARSPVTLNGSLMRTVYPVLSLAPGAPVAVGVMTWADRFTVCVTVPAAHAARGDRLAAGITAAFADLQAGLGCAP; this is encoded by the coding sequence GTGCTGATCGTCTCGGCGAACATCGGGGAGGGGCACAACGCCACCGGGCGGGCGCTGGAGGGCGCCGTGCGGGAGCGCTGGCCCGGGGCCACGGTGCAGTGGCTCGACACCCTCGACGTGCTCGGGCGCGGCTTCGGGCCGTTGTTCCGCCGTCTGTACGTGGCGAACGTGGAGAGCACCCCGTGGCTGTACGAATTCTTCTACACCGCGATCTGGCGGTTCGCCTGGTTCGCCGCCGTGGGCAAGCGTTTCGTCGGCGCGGTGTGCGGTCGGCGGCTCGCCCGGCCGGTCGCCCGCTTCGGCCCGGACATGGTGCTCTCGACGTACCCGATGGCCACGGCGGGGCTGGCCTGGCTGCGCCGCCGGGGACGGCTGGACGCGCGGATCGGCGCGTGGGTCCCGGACTTCGCGCCGCACCCGTTCTGGATCTACGGCTCGGCGGACCTCACCATGGTGATGCACGACGTCGCGGTGGGCCCAGCGCGGCGTAGCTCGCCGTCGGCTGTGGTGGGTGTGTCCGCGCCGCCCGTGAGCGCGGAGTTCTTCCCCGGGGACCGCGCGGGCGCGCGCCAGCACCTCGGCGTGCCGCCGGAGGCGTTCGTCGCGCTGGTTTCGGGCGGCTCACTGGGGTTCGGCGACGTCCGGGGGACGGTGCTGGAACTGCTCGCCGCTCATCCGGACGTGCTGCCGATCGCCGTCTGCGGCCGTAACGAGGCGCTGGCGCGGACGCTACGGCGGATCGGCGACCCCCGGCTGCGGGTGGTCGGCTGGACCGGCGAGATGGCCCGCTACACGATCGCCGCCGACGTGGTGGTCACGAACGGCGGGGGCGCGAGCGGGCTGGAGGCGCTCGCCTGCGGGCGTCCCGTGCTGATGCGCCGCCCGATCGCCGCGCACGGCAAGGCGAACGCCCGGCTGATGGCCGAGGCCGGCCTCGCGCTGGTGTCCGAAAAGGACGGTGAGCTGGCGGAGACCGTCCGGGCCCTGCTCGCCGAGCCGGACCGGCTCAAGTCGATGGCCGAGGCCGCGACCCGCCACTGCGACTCGGCGACCCCGTTGACGGCGGCGCTGGAGTCGCTTGTGGACGGTCCGCGGAACCCGGCCCCGGAGCGGCTGCGCGCGGAGGACGCGCTGTTCCTCCACGTGGCCACTCCCGAAGTGCCGCAACAGGTCGGGGCCGTCCTGATGCTCGACCCGAAGGCCGACGGCACCCCCGCCACCCGCGCCGACGCGGCCCACCTGCTGGCCGCGTTGCCCGGCCTGCGCGCCCGCCTGCTGCCCGGCAATGGCCTGAGGCGCGCGAAGTGGCAGGAGGCCCCGGCGCGCGGAGTCGAGGACATCCTCACCGACGTCGTGGCCGAACCCGGCGCGGACTTCGAGACGGCGCTGACGGCGGCGATGGACGGCTTCTTCTCCGTCGGCGTCCCGCCGGAGCACCCGTGCCGCGCGCGGCTGGTCACCGGGCTGGCCGGCGGGCAGGGCGCGTTGCTGATCGCGCTGCACCACGCGGCGAGCGACGGGATCGCGGTGATCGGCGCGCTGGTCGGGCAGGCGCGGGGCAAGGCTTCCGTGGTCGTGCCGCCGCCGGTCCGGCGTTCCGGCCGCGCGTCGGTGCGTCGGCCGGGCTGGTTCACCGAACGCCGGTCCGCGGCGGCGCGGCTGGCCCGTGGGGTCTGGGCGCTGGCGCGGTCGGGCACCGCGCCGCGAGTGCGCTGGGAAACCGGGATCGACGGCCCGGAGCGGCATTTCGCCCGCGCACACCTGTCTGCGCCCGAAGTGCGGGCGGCGGCCCGGCGGCTCGGCGCGCCGGCCACGGACCTGGTGCTGGCGCTGCTCGCGGAGGCGCTGCACCGTGAACTCGGGGCGGCCGCGCCGGAGCGTGTGCGGGTGCTGATCCCGATGTCCATTCGCGACACCGGCACGTTCCGGCAGCTGGGCAACCACACCGGCGCCGCGTCGGTGGACCTGCCCACCGCCCCGATGCCGCCGGCGCGACGCGTGGCGATGACCCACGAATCGCTGCGGGACCAGGTCGGCCGCGGCGCGCCGCGCGCGGGCAACGCCGTGGTGCGGGTGCTCGGCGTGCTGCCACCGTGGCTGCACCACCACCTCGCGCGCCTGGTCTACCGCGGCACGTGGTTCAGCGTGATCGCCTCGGTGCTGCCCGGCGCACGCTCGCCGGTGACACTGAACGGCTCGCTGATGCGGACCGTCTACCCGGTCCTTTCGCTCGCACCCGGCGCCCCGGTCGCTGTTGGCGTGATGACTTGGGCTGATCGGTTCACGGTCTGCGTCACGGTGCCTGCCGCACATGCCGCGCGGGGTGACCGGCTGGCGGCCGGGATCACTGCGGCCTTCGCGGACTTGCAGGCCGGGCTTGGGTGCGCGCCATGA
- a CDS encoding LysR family transcriptional regulator produces the protein METRQLEYFVAVAEELSFTRAAQRLFTVQSTVSATIRTLETELGTTLFDRSTRRVALSVAGRAFLPEAKTALEAVDRARSVVQEASAGLRGSLRIGTMTSVSALDLPALLGAFHAQHPLVDMHVTVSMTGSTGLAEDIRHGRLDVALLGLPETELGGLAVRELIAVPYHALVPSGHELAGRGSLRLADLAGERFVDTPRGFGNRIAVDRAYAAMGSPRRVTVEVADLRAVPSFVAAGLGVAVVPDVVPLSVPGVIVVPLTEVGFTWPLTAASHAERPPSRALRTLLDLLDDGALGPGAGKRRQTLRNSDTGGHGAAAE, from the coding sequence GTGGAAACCCGCCAGCTGGAGTACTTCGTCGCGGTCGCCGAGGAGCTGAGCTTCACGCGCGCCGCCCAACGGCTGTTCACCGTGCAGTCGACCGTGTCCGCCACGATCCGGACGCTCGAGACCGAGCTGGGCACGACCCTGTTCGACCGGTCGACGCGCCGGGTCGCGCTGTCGGTGGCGGGCCGCGCGTTCCTGCCGGAGGCGAAGACCGCGCTCGAAGCCGTCGACCGGGCGCGCTCGGTGGTGCAGGAGGCCTCCGCCGGGCTGCGCGGAAGCCTGCGGATCGGGACCATGACCAGCGTCAGCGCGCTCGACCTGCCGGCGCTGCTCGGCGCCTTCCACGCGCAGCACCCGCTGGTGGACATGCACGTCACGGTCTCCATGACCGGTTCCACCGGCCTCGCCGAGGACATCCGGCACGGCCGCCTCGACGTGGCGCTGCTGGGCCTGCCCGAAACGGAGCTGGGCGGGCTGGCCGTGCGGGAGCTGATCGCCGTGCCGTACCACGCGCTGGTCCCCTCGGGCCACGAGCTGGCCGGGCGCGGCTCGCTGCGGCTGGCGGACCTCGCGGGCGAGCGGTTCGTCGACACCCCGCGCGGGTTCGGCAACCGGATCGCCGTCGACCGGGCCTACGCCGCGATGGGCTCGCCGCGGCGCGTCACCGTCGAGGTGGCGGACCTGCGCGCGGTGCCCAGTTTCGTCGCCGCCGGCCTGGGGGTCGCGGTGGTCCCCGACGTCGTCCCGCTGTCCGTGCCCGGCGTCATCGTGGTGCCGCTCACGGAGGTGGGCTTCACCTGGCCGCTCACCGCCGCGTCCCACGCGGAACGGCCGCCGAGCCGCGCGCTGCGCACCCTGCTCGACCTCCTGGACGACGGCGCGCTGGGCCCCGGCGCGGGCAAGCGGCGGCAGACCTTACGAAACTCCGACACTGGTGGCCACGGGGCGGCGGCGGAATAG
- a CDS encoding DUF427 domain-containing protein: MPGYPAMITETDHVEPVPRRVRATLGGQVVLDTTSALYVWEWPNYPQFYIPLADVTPGLLVDEDHPQRLKRGTARRHALHVGDVVKPAAARVYGEDAVSGLAAHVRFEWTALDSWFEEDEEVFVHPRNPYTRVDALRSTRHVRVALDGVTLAESSSPVLLFETGLPTRYYFNRTEVDFTHLVPTATVSACPYKGRTTGYWSIRTGDVLHQDLAWSYDFPTVAMTPIAGLVSFYNEKLDVFVDGEEIPRPSTHFFK; this comes from the coding sequence GTGCCCGGTTACCCGGCGATGATCACCGAGACCGACCACGTGGAGCCGGTGCCCCGGCGCGTCCGCGCCACCCTCGGCGGCCAGGTGGTGCTGGACACCACGAGCGCGCTGTACGTGTGGGAATGGCCCAACTATCCGCAGTTCTACATCCCGCTCGCCGACGTCACGCCCGGCCTGCTCGTCGACGAGGACCATCCGCAACGGCTCAAGCGCGGCACTGCCCGCCGTCACGCCCTGCACGTCGGCGACGTCGTGAAGCCCGCGGCGGCGCGCGTGTACGGCGAAGACGCCGTCTCCGGTCTGGCCGCACACGTGCGTTTCGAGTGGACTGCCCTCGACTCGTGGTTCGAGGAGGACGAAGAGGTCTTCGTGCACCCGCGCAACCCGTACACGCGGGTGGACGCGCTGCGCTCGACCCGCCATGTCCGCGTCGCGCTGGACGGCGTGACGCTCGCGGAGTCGTCTTCGCCGGTGCTGCTGTTCGAAACCGGCCTGCCGACGCGCTACTACTTCAACCGCACCGAGGTCGACTTCACCCACCTCGTGCCCACCGCCACGGTCTCGGCCTGCCCGTACAAGGGCCGCACCACCGGCTACTGGTCGATCCGCACCGGCGACGTCCTGCACCAGGACCTGGCCTGGTCGTACGACTTCCCGACCGTCGCGATGACCCCGATCGCCGGCCTGGTCTCGTTCTACAACGAGAAACTCGACGTTTTCGTCGACGGCGAGGAGATCCCCCGGCCTTCGACACACTTCTTCAAGTAA
- the msrB gene encoding peptide-methionine (R)-S-oxide reductase MsrB — MSQEQASYHRNPDAVAGLSAEQYRVTQQDGTERPFDNVYWDNKEPGIYVDLVSGEPLFASVDKYDSRSGWPSFTRPIEQANVVEKKDFSLGMIRAEVRSMHGDSHLGHVFEDGPADQGGLRYCINSASLRFIHLNDLEKEGYGAYRALFTTAESE, encoded by the coding sequence GTGTCCCAGGAACAGGCGTCATACCACCGGAACCCGGATGCCGTCGCCGGGCTTTCCGCCGAGCAGTACCGCGTGACCCAGCAGGACGGGACCGAGCGGCCGTTCGACAACGTCTACTGGGACAACAAGGAGCCCGGGATCTACGTCGACCTCGTCTCCGGCGAGCCGCTGTTCGCCTCGGTGGACAAGTACGACAGCCGGTCCGGCTGGCCGAGCTTCACCAGGCCGATCGAGCAGGCGAACGTGGTGGAGAAGAAGGACTTCAGCCTCGGCATGATCCGCGCCGAGGTCCGCTCGATGCACGGCGACAGCCACCTCGGGCACGTCTTCGAGGACGGCCCGGCCGACCAGGGCGGCCTGCGGTACTGCATCAATTCCGCGTCGTTGCGCTTCATCCACCTGAACGACCTGGAAAAAGAGGGCTACGGCGCTTACCGGGCCCTGTTCACCACCGCCGAGAGCGAGTAG
- a CDS encoding ATP-binding protein — MTGPTTGERAAPPPEFRRRVTATAEPLIELRRALARWASALGIAVELQEDVVMAGYEAMANTAEHAYRDGQAGVLDVVATMRNGRITVVVTDHGTWKPPEDTHGLRGRGLLLIRGLAHESEYAQRPDGTTVTMRWNTAGDR; from the coding sequence ATGACCGGCCCCACCACGGGTGAGCGCGCCGCTCCCCCGCCGGAGTTCCGCCGCCGAGTCACCGCCACCGCGGAGCCGCTGATCGAGCTGCGCCGCGCACTGGCCCGCTGGGCGTCCGCGCTCGGCATCGCCGTCGAGCTGCAGGAGGACGTGGTGATGGCCGGCTACGAAGCGATGGCCAACACCGCCGAGCACGCCTACCGCGACGGCCAGGCCGGGGTGCTCGACGTCGTCGCGACGATGCGGAACGGCCGGATCACCGTCGTGGTCACCGACCACGGCACGTGGAAGCCGCCGGAGGACACCCACGGCCTGCGTGGCCGCGGGCTGCTGCTGATCCGCGGCCTCGCCCACGAAAGCGAGTACGCGCAGCGACCGGACGGCACCACCGTGACCATGCGCTGGAACACGGCGGGTGACCGGTGA
- the msrA gene encoding peptide-methionine (S)-S-oxide reductase MsrA, which produces MTTKKAILAGGCFWGMEELFRHQPGVVATRVGYTGGEIPHATYRNHGNHAESIEVLYDPEQTDFRNLLEFFFQVHDPTTKNRQGNDLGASYRSAIYYTDDDQKKVTADTIADVEASGLWPGKVVTEVTPAGDFWEAEPEHQDYLQKIPNGYTCHFPRPGWKLPKRATA; this is translated from the coding sequence ATGACAACGAAGAAGGCGATTCTCGCGGGCGGCTGTTTCTGGGGCATGGAAGAGCTGTTCCGCCACCAGCCCGGAGTCGTCGCCACCCGCGTCGGCTACACCGGCGGCGAGATCCCCCACGCCACCTACCGCAACCACGGCAACCACGCCGAATCCATCGAGGTCCTCTACGACCCCGAACAGACCGACTTCCGGAACCTGCTCGAATTCTTCTTCCAGGTCCACGACCCCACCACCAAAAACCGCCAGGGCAACGACCTCGGCGCCAGCTACCGCTCAGCGATCTACTACACCGACGACGACCAGAAAAAGGTCACCGCCGACACCATCGCCGACGTCGAAGCCTCCGGCCTCTGGCCCGGCAAGGTCGTCACCGAAGTCACCCCCGCCGGAGACTTCTGGGAAGCCGAACCCGAACACCAGGACTACCTCCAGAAAATCCCCAACGGCTACACCTGCCACTTCCCCCGCCCCGGCTGGAAACTGCCCAAGCGGGCGACCGCCTGA
- a CDS encoding VC0807 family protein gives MTIDLPSFRNLVFGGGRHLLESTLIPAGLFYLLLTLVSFDSGVLAALCWSATVLIARLVLRKRVPAVLLLTTALLIARTVLGLATGSAFLYFLQPTLQNFLVASLFLVSAPFNRPLLARLAGDFCAFPDSLSGHPGMRRFFQRVSLLWALVFAVNGAGTLLMLAKATVGNFLMVSTAGSYTLVGIAIVGSLWWFRRSLRSEGIVLRMGARPAALPGL, from the coding sequence ATGACGATCGACCTCCCCTCGTTCCGTAACCTCGTGTTCGGCGGGGGCCGGCATCTGCTGGAGTCGACGCTGATCCCGGCCGGGCTGTTCTACCTCCTCCTCACGCTGGTGAGCTTCGACAGCGGTGTCCTCGCGGCGCTCTGCTGGTCGGCCACCGTGCTGATCGCCCGGCTGGTCCTGCGCAAACGCGTGCCGGCGGTCCTGCTCCTCACCACCGCGCTGCTGATCGCCCGGACCGTGCTCGGCCTGGCCACCGGCAGTGCCTTCCTCTACTTCCTGCAGCCGACATTACAGAACTTCCTGGTAGCCAGCCTGTTCTTGGTGTCCGCCCCGTTCAACCGGCCGCTGCTCGCCCGCCTGGCGGGTGACTTCTGCGCGTTCCCGGACTCGCTGTCCGGCCACCCCGGCATGCGGCGCTTCTTCCAGCGCGTCTCGCTGCTGTGGGCGCTGGTCTTCGCGGTGAACGGCGCGGGCACGCTGCTGATGCTGGCCAAGGCCACCGTCGGCAATTTCCTGATGGTCAGCACCGCCGGTTCTTACACGTTGGTGGGTATCGCGATCGTCGGCTCGCTGTGGTGGTTCCGGCGGTCGCTGCGCTCCGAGGGCATCGTGCTGCGGATGGGGGCGCGCCCGGCCGCGCTGCCGGGGCTCTGA
- a CDS encoding GNAT family N-acetyltransferase — protein MTEAGPVAWPPAPIRTGRLVLREPEARDRPGIIELFASPEVHAYLGGPRPRAELERTAPEVPGRRFGFFVIDLDGATVGVVTLDRRAPERPGHIRPEAGETELGYLLLPEAWGFGYAAEACAAALGWFAGARPGEPVVLCTQTANDRSMRLAAKLGFTEVERFEEYGAEQWFGVWSPVTPSD, from the coding sequence ATGACCGAGGCCGGACCCGTCGCCTGGCCACCGGCCCCGATCAGGACCGGGCGGCTGGTGCTCCGTGAGCCCGAGGCCCGGGACCGGCCGGGGATCATCGAGCTGTTCGCTTCTCCTGAGGTGCACGCCTACCTCGGTGGCCCTCGACCGCGTGCCGAGCTCGAGCGCACGGCGCCCGAGGTGCCCGGGCGGCGCTTCGGCTTTTTCGTGATCGATCTCGACGGCGCGACAGTCGGCGTGGTCACGCTCGATCGGCGCGCCCCGGAGCGTCCGGGGCACATCCGTCCGGAAGCCGGGGAGACCGAGCTCGGCTACCTGTTGCTGCCGGAGGCGTGGGGGTTCGGGTACGCCGCCGAGGCGTGCGCGGCGGCACTCGGCTGGTTCGCCGGCGCGCGACCCGGCGAGCCGGTGGTGCTCTGCACCCAGACCGCCAACGACCGTTCGATGCGCCTCGCGGCGAAGCTGGGGTTCACCGAGGTGGAGCGGTTCGAGGAGTACGGCGCCGAGCAGTGGTTCGGCGTGTGGTCCCCGGTCACGCCGTCCGACTGA
- a CDS encoding DMT family transporter — MSATGVVLFVAVPAAVLSAACIGIASAAQARATKEVETGKPLDLTLFRRLIGRPLWLIGIAATVLGLGLQLTALAFGPLLFVQPLLITSLIFGGLAASRLEKRRPDRVMVGGSLLCVAGLAAFLVVARPSGNGDVFVTGSALLPLGIALGAVIVAGMALAAFSGSGSARTLGLAVATGVLYGLTAGLMKVVAGQFRAGFGEPFRHWTLYLVCVIGPLGFLLSQNTFQQGRFLTPALAVITALDPLVGVAIGLSWMGESANGSPLALAGEAVAGLVIVVGIALLATRASHLSGTPEDDHAEAGPDHDDGYGLAGSTC, encoded by the coding sequence GTGAGTGCGACCGGGGTGGTGCTGTTCGTGGCCGTTCCGGCCGCGGTGCTGAGCGCGGCCTGCATCGGCATCGCCAGCGCCGCCCAGGCCAGGGCCACCAAAGAGGTCGAGACGGGCAAGCCGCTCGACCTCACGCTGTTCCGCAGGCTGATCGGCAGGCCGCTGTGGCTGATCGGCATCGCCGCCACCGTGCTCGGCCTCGGCCTGCAGCTGACGGCGCTGGCGTTCGGGCCGCTGCTGTTCGTGCAGCCGCTGCTGATCACCTCGCTGATCTTCGGCGGGCTGGCCGCGTCCCGGCTCGAGAAGCGGCGGCCGGACCGCGTGATGGTGGGCGGTTCGCTGCTCTGCGTGGCCGGCCTCGCGGCGTTCCTCGTGGTGGCCCGGCCCAGCGGCAACGGCGACGTGTTCGTGACCGGTTCCGCCCTGCTGCCACTGGGTATCGCGCTGGGCGCGGTCATCGTGGCGGGGATGGCGCTGGCCGCGTTCAGCGGCTCCGGCTCGGCGCGCACGCTCGGCCTGGCCGTGGCCACCGGCGTGCTCTACGGCCTCACCGCCGGCCTGATGAAGGTGGTCGCCGGCCAGTTCCGGGCGGGCTTCGGCGAGCCGTTCCGGCACTGGACGCTCTACCTCGTCTGCGTGATCGGCCCGCTCGGCTTCCTGCTCAGCCAGAACACGTTCCAGCAGGGCCGGTTCCTCACCCCCGCGCTGGCCGTGATCACCGCGCTCGACCCGCTGGTGGGCGTCGCGATCGGGCTGTCCTGGATGGGCGAGTCCGCCAACGGGAGCCCGCTCGCGCTGGCCGGCGAGGCGGTCGCGGGGCTGGTGATCGTGGTCGGCATCGCGCTGCTCGCCACCCGCGCCTCGCACCTGTCGGGCACGCCGGAGGACGACCACGCCGAGGCCGGCCCGGACCACGACGACGGGTACGGCCTGGCCGGATCCACCTGTTAG
- a CDS encoding sensor histidine kinase yields the protein MTAVPETGLRGSDHQAFCHSSDDEFLAVAVPFLQAGLLAGEPALVSLEPRRAELIYEAVPDSAGLTFVAAGDLYARPASVLKAYRKRMADYVAAGAVDIRIIGELPPVAFGYSWDWWARYESAVNHAYAEFPVRTLCAYDTRIVPPHVLDDVRRTHPLVTGPGGVSTVDYIEPRAFLTAPWPVPPHPVQLRPPQLDLVDPDPAAARRAVTEANRAALSPDALDDLVLSVSEVVTNAHRHGRGPVRMRLWSDDSHAVVSVHDTGPGPADPFAGLLPAPDRATGGLGLWLTHQLCEHVAMVRDEDGFTVRLTAGRLPR from the coding sequence GTGACGGCCGTGCCCGAAACCGGCCTGCGGGGCAGCGACCACCAGGCCTTCTGCCACTCCTCCGACGACGAGTTCCTGGCCGTCGCCGTGCCGTTCCTGCAGGCCGGGCTGCTGGCCGGCGAGCCGGCGCTGGTGTCGCTGGAGCCGCGGCGCGCCGAGCTGATCTACGAGGCCGTGCCGGACTCGGCCGGGCTCACCTTCGTCGCCGCCGGGGACCTGTACGCACGGCCCGCTTCGGTGCTCAAGGCGTACCGGAAGAGGATGGCGGACTACGTCGCCGCCGGTGCCGTGGACATCCGCATCATCGGCGAGCTGCCCCCCGTCGCGTTCGGCTACTCCTGGGACTGGTGGGCGCGTTACGAGTCCGCGGTGAACCACGCCTACGCCGAGTTCCCGGTGCGGACGCTGTGCGCCTACGACACCCGGATCGTGCCGCCGCACGTGCTCGACGACGTCCGGCGCACCCACCCGCTCGTCACCGGCCCCGGCGGGGTGTCCACAGTGGACTACATCGAGCCGCGGGCGTTCCTCACCGCGCCGTGGCCGGTGCCGCCGCACCCGGTCCAGCTCCGGCCGCCGCAGCTGGACCTGGTCGACCCGGATCCGGCGGCCGCGCGGCGCGCGGTGACCGAAGCGAACCGGGCGGCGCTGTCCCCGGACGCGCTGGACGACCTGGTGCTGTCCGTCAGCGAGGTGGTGACGAACGCGCACCGCCACGGCCGCGGCCCGGTCCGGATGCGCCTGTGGTCCGACGACAGCCACGCCGTGGTCAGCGTGCACGACACCGGCCCCGGCCCGGCCGACCCGTTCGCCGGGCTGCTGCCCGCACCCGACCGCGCCACCGGCGGGCTCGGGCTGTGGCTGACGCACCAGCTGTGCGAGCACGTCGCGATGGTCCGCGACGAGGACGGGTTCACCGTCCGCCTCACCGCCGGGCGGCTGCCCCGCTGA
- a CDS encoding SDR family NAD(P)-dependent oxidoreductase → MPARPAGTTALVTGASSGIGEAAARRFAAAGAHVLLHGRDRARLAALAVETGGTALDADLAEPGAAAGLAERALAVTGQVDVLVNNAGLGWAGPLPDLPGAELERLVAVNLTAPLELTRALLPGMLARGHGRIVFVTSIAGRTGVAGEAVYAATKSGLDAFADSLRYELHGTGVDVGVVVPGVVRTAFFDRRGTPYTRTTPRPVPADRVAAAVVRAAARPGDYYVPRWLRLPVALRGAAPGVYRTLATRFGASS, encoded by the coding sequence ATGCCCGCTCGTCCCGCCGGCACGACCGCGCTGGTCACCGGCGCGTCCTCGGGCATCGGCGAGGCCGCGGCCCGCCGGTTCGCCGCCGCGGGCGCGCACGTCCTGCTGCACGGCCGTGACCGCGCGCGGCTGGCCGCGCTGGCCGTCGAGACCGGTGGCACCGCGCTCGACGCCGACCTGGCCGAGCCGGGCGCCGCGGCGGGGCTCGCGGAACGCGCGCTGGCCGTCACCGGGCAGGTGGACGTGCTGGTCAACAACGCCGGCCTGGGCTGGGCCGGGCCGCTGCCGGACCTGCCCGGCGCCGAGCTGGAACGGCTGGTCGCGGTGAACCTGACCGCGCCGCTGGAGCTGACCCGGGCGCTGCTGCCCGGCATGCTCGCGCGGGGCCACGGCCGGATCGTGTTCGTGACGTCGATCGCCGGCCGCACCGGCGTCGCGGGCGAAGCGGTGTACGCGGCGACGAAGTCCGGCCTCGACGCCTTCGCCGACAGCCTGCGCTACGAGCTGCACGGCACGGGTGTCGACGTCGGCGTCGTCGTGCCCGGAGTGGTGCGGACGGCGTTCTTCGACCGCCGCGGCACGCCTTACACCCGCACGACCCCGCGGCCGGTGCCCGCCGACCGGGTCGCCGCCGCCGTGGTGCGCGCCGCCGCCCGCCCCGGCGACTACTACGTGCCCCGCTGGCTGCGCCTGCCCGTCGCGCTGCGCGGCGCGGCCCCCGGCGTCTACCGCACTCTCGCGACGAGGTTCGGCGCCTCCAGCTGA